Genomic DNA from Sardina pilchardus chromosome 4, fSarPil1.1, whole genome shotgun sequence:
TGAAGGCTGCAGTATCAGTAGAGcagctcaggtagagttcacacacctgctgcactatcagctcaggtagagttcacacacctgctgcactatCAGCTCAGGTTGATTTCACAATCTTCTGCAAGAAAGCTGAACTTGAAACAGTTTTATTTGCCAATTATATTACCACAATGTTTCATTTGAAGTTAGGGTGGTTGTGATATTGTTGACGGACTTATTTTATTTCCATTGGTAATTGGCAATAATAATAGAGAATCCAGATGTTGGCAACAGATGAGATGGGACAGGAACTCATCTACATCACTGGAGTTTTCATGTGAACTCTTACTGGCGCTTTTGATTAAACATGTCTGCCTGTGTACTGTGCTGCCTTACTGCTTGTACAAAAGGAATGCAGTAAGTGATGCAATAAACTCTGCTGTTCATATTAACTGCTGGGTGTGTTGGattctgtgtgtcactgtgtgtactgtatgatcaTTCCTTTTATCATGTGCCGATCAACAGAATGAATCAGcatcacattatacacacattacatagacacatttcatacacaacatacacacatgacatacacatgacatacacacagtacacacacacacacacacacacacacacacacacacacacacacacacacacacacacacacacacacacacacattacatgcaCATATTACATACACACGTTGCAGAGAGgaaactcttttttttcacagggCTCCCCCTGTAGTTTTGGAGTATAAATATTAAACTGTCATTAATACCACTCATGGCTGCATCCTTCCCCCTGCGGTCTCTGCGTTGGGGTTACCAGGCTGCTATCTGCTGCTGAGACAGTCAGACAGTccacaggacatacagtatctggcaATGGAGTCACAACACTATCAATCATTAACTCATAATATAACATGCAGATAAACACATAAGGTCAAAGATTTCTAGATTTCTGCCTGTCACTTTCTACTAGCCTTTACAGTCTTGAGAAGAAGAATACAAGAGcatagaaaaaagagaagattcTAGAAaatagcacagagagagaatgagtcagTAGTTGTGTACACAGTCTGCATAAATACAGTTAAAAACTTAGGTTACTGAGTTTTATTGCTGTTGCTCTTGTCACTGATCTTtggctgtctctccctctgatgAAGTACTCAGGTACATCGCATCTGGAGTAGATCATCATGTTGTCAAGATTTTCCATGTTTTCTCATCTTTCTCATTTCACATCCTAATATATTACTCTCTTGGGTCCTCAGTAAATATCCACCAAAGGTAATGCTGTAAAAAGCAGCCAAGAACAAAGACTCAGCCTGATAGAAATACAGAGTTTTGTCACTTTAGATTCCTGtaaaacatgacatgacacaGTTTTATTAGTATATGGAAGCAGTATTCAACTTAAGAAAAATCATTGAGAAATGTTGTTAATGTGGTAATTACTGTCtacaaaacaaataattaaaaaaatggcTGGACATTGatgatagtttaatgaatgttttgTCCCACAAAGTAAAAGATGTAGAAAGGGTTAAGTGACTTACTCTGCCATGCAAAGCAGTGTGGTCGAATCAGAAACCAGTCAGACACCAAAGGCTTTTCAAGAGTCCCTCCCACCTGAATGAGGAAGTGAAGAGAGACGTGCAGCAGTTCAGCTCCACTTGACAGTTCATTGCAGTGCTGGATAGTTTCTGTGGACTAAATGGCTTAAATTAGTGGTGTGTTGTTGTCTAACGGTAGTTCGGAAGGCTGGGAGCTTCAGTTGGAGTGTTGTTGACAAATAGGGATTCATTTCAGACAGCATTCTGGATCAGGGTGATGAGTTTTCAGAACAGTGAAAGTCAAAGTAGAGGTCATAAAACAGTAAACAGTGTAGAACAACAGCTATCGGAGAAAATGGCCTCCATGTTGGTCTCAAAAGAGGatttgtcctgtcctgtgtgctgtgaaatCTTCAAGGATCCAGTTATTATGACCTGCACTCacagtagtgatgcgcggttcagcccattacccgcggatatccgcgggtttacccgccggtcgggcggatttgggtaggcctagcagttttttctaaatattgcgggtgggtcgggtcaaaaaagtaaaaatgcacatttctcacttgttaacttccgacatattaggtggcgatgtGCCTGCATTacacaggaggtgtggtcgagcgcaaaacataatttctcctaaattcagcacccaattgcgccatgcgtgactgactgaaaaaagtcaatcgcgcattcgctactttatggacatggagcttaatgatctgggatatcgaaggttgtgcacaatgcgagaacaccttgcttctgtcataCACGAATacacagctgtgcttgttaaatgcttggcagtgtttcacgcaaaagtagtctagcctatgaagttgcaaggggaaatatgaatgtaAACTTGTTATGAtgatgagatttaacactggctatgtctaggctgcagattatgaatggtgtggaagagcgcagattgtcaaaatgaccgatcattgtaacccgctgttgtcctcatgtgggagaattaggctaattaggctacgaAAGACGTTATAGGTgcgtttttttcctttccgcgggtcgggtcggatttgggtcacaattcgaacatatttttgcggattggacggggcggtttggatctcctgaaaagtcgggttggtgcgggttttaaaaaaagcccacccgcgcatcactaactCACAGCATCTGTAAAGGCTGTCTGCAGCAGTTCTGGGAAACCAAAGGATCCAGGGAGTGTCCAGTCTGCAGGAGAAGATCCTCTAAACCGAACCCTCCCATTAATTTGCATCTGAAAaacctgtgtgagagtgtcccAAAGGGGACAGGTCCACGACTCTTCTGCAACGAGCACCGTTCAGAACTGAAGCTCTTCTGTGAAGATGACAAACaacttttgtgtgtggtgtgtcgagACTCTAAACTCCATAAAAACCACAACTTCAGTCCCGTCAATGAGGCAGCACTTGAGCGTAAGGTAAGATTTCTGCTCCTGCTCCTTGTATTATTAATAACACTGCAGTATGGATATTATCATCAAAACCCTCTCTGAGACACACCTCCAAAGAATATTTTAATTGCTGTAGTGTTCATCCTAAACAAATAGATGCCGTATCATACAGAATTTCaggttaaaaaaagaagaaaaaaatgaagatgaagcaaagcCTAAGCAGTAACCAATTTTCCTCAACAGTGGCCAGTTGTGATAATTATGTCTTGATCATATTCTGTTCCAAGCAGTTGCACCATACTGTAGTGGACTTCACTATGTCCAAGATAATCCAAGATGGACACCATATTGACCCAGGAACATTTTGATTTTCTGATACTTCGTTCGGTAAAATTTTcaaaaatatagttttaaaaattCCCCTTGGAGTGGTCATCCAGATGTTAAGCGTGAGCGTTGCCCATCCAGAGGAATCATCTGTCCACCAAAGATATGAGAAATGACCATGTTCATCAAATATGCAGAATCAAGGCAGGTTATCATCTTCGTGCACTCAGTTTCAGTTTTCCTCcacaaaatccaaacacattGTCCTCCAGCTCTGCTGTATTCACCTCTGACAAAAATATGGATAGCCCATCCCAGCCAATTAGTTTGGCAAGACAGTGATTTTATATTGTCTCCAATCTAGCTTGCTCACCTGTTGTATTTCATCTTATCCTACCCACTGCATAATAGTAGCTCATTcaatacacataaacaaagaAATCCAAAACAGTGCAAATAAATGAAAGATATTCTTTCCATCTGCTGATATTGGACAGAACTAATCCAGTTCATTGTACAAATGCTCATCATGAAGCACTGACCCAGTGCATTCTATTGGAGCccatgtggtggtgatggatgATGATGCTACTGGACCGTCTGTACAGTACTTTCACTGTGGCCTGTTGCTAAGGAGGTTGTGTATCCAGTGAATGAGGAGTGGAGCTACAGAATGTCCAGGTGCTGAAGCTTCTTGATGAGCTGGTGCTGCTGGATTGTGTTGAATGCAGAACTGAACTGGACGAGCAGGACAAATGCAGAGTTGCTTGGTGTCtggagatgatggaggaggGTGTGGAGGAGCCATGCCACTGCATCCTCCGTCCCTCGTTTCAGCCTGCATGCAAACTGCTGTGGGTTCGGTTGTGGTCTGACGACTGGCAGGATGACGTGAAGGATGATCTTCTCCATACATTTCATGACTATGGGTGTGAGTGCAACTGGACGGAAATGGTTGGGCTCTGAAGGGTGGGGTTTTTGGGGCACTGGTGTGATGGTTGAGGTCTTCCAGAGGGTGGGAACTGTGGCTGTTCTGTATGGTTCCCAGAAGATGGGATGAAGGACTGGGGAGAGCTCCATAGCACAGAGCTGTAAAACCCTTGAGGGGATGCCACCTGGCCCTGGTGCCGTGCCCATTTTGCAGCTGGCCAGTTGTGGCTGCACATCCTCCTGTGTGAagggggggtgctggggctCCTCCAGGGGGAGCTCTTGAGTAGCTCCTCACAGAGGGGGGTGTGATCAGGGGGGTCAAACCGGTTAAGGAAACTGTTCAGGGAGTTGGCAATGTTTTGTGGATCTGTATTTGTGAAACTGAGCTGTTTTGATGGTTGGCCAGTGAGTATTTTGGCTTTGAAGAATGCATGATTTTCACATTCATGTTGCTAAACTGCTGCTCTATGTTTCTGTATTGTACTTTGGCTCTGATGAtgtttcctgtctgtctgttgagtACTCTGAGTGTGGCCCAGGAGAGGTGATCCAGGGTGTGGAGTTTGGGTATTTGGTGACGTTCTTCACATGGTGCTGTGGATGCAGAAGTTGATGTAGGCCGTGATTAGAGTCAATAGAGCAGATTCATGTTAACTGAATACAATAGTATTATTTTCAGGGGATCTAAAGACTGCCAGAGTGGATTTAGTTTTGATCAGTCATTTATATTTCTAACTAAAACACATATTGTACAGTAGACTAATATTTATGAGTCAGTTAATGTTATTTGACCATCCTTAGAATAATCCCCTAGAATAGATTATgcacttctctatctctcttcaccTTCAACACTGTTTTCCAGAACAATCCTGACCAACACTGTTCATTTTATTCCAGGAAGAACTGAAGGTCAAACTGCAGCCCATACAGAACAAGCTGGACACCTTTAAAAAGGCTAAAGAGACCTGTGATGAAACTGcccaacacattacagtaagagTGATGCCTCCTCCTCTAATAGTGATAACAACATAACTAACATACACAGAGTCCAAGTGTGAGACACCATCATATGGTGATGTGTGGTATTACAGGTCCAGgctcaacacacagagaggcagatcaagcaggagtttgagaagcttcaccagtttctacgagatgaagaggcagccaggatagctgcactgaaggaggaagaggagcagaagagtcagatgatgaaggagaagattgagaagatgagcagagagatctcatctcttacagacacaatcagagccatagagaaggagatgggAGCTGATGACATCTCATTTCTACAGGTTGGTGATAAAAAGGTTACTTGTTTTAAACAATAGACCACTTTGGTGAGAGTATAACTgaagtcagaacacacacacacacacacacacacacacacacacacacacacactcacactcacactcacactcacactcacactcacactcacactcacactcacacacacagacacacacacacacgcacacagacacacacacacacacacacacacacacacacacacacacacacacacacacacacacacacacacacacacacacacacacacacacacacacacatagggttgggcatcgataaccggttccgtcttggaaccgggtttaacttatcaattccatcgacatcgtacgtcttttttgttatcaattcccttaacgattccctcagcctgcatgacgtcggaccttttccggttttcctgaaattttgtgttactacacgccctctgcgacgactcatactacaagtcaaatcgtgtaagggtagtaataccagcaatatgttaaaacatttgtccgtgaagcatgggattaagctccaagagtgtcatgtgtttgacagactacggaggggtgctaacgttgcccggtccagggctccagagtgcatatgcgcccaaaatgtttaagagtgtgcctgaaaataattctaggtgcacctgacgctgctcgggtgaaagcatacgtttccttcacaagttttaattgtagactatgcgtgcaactttgccaaactgtataagtaacccccttggcccgctctctctccctctccctctctcgtgcgcgacacccgcccctcgacatgcacattcacaatcgtggggaaactgaacagtccaaccagtagactataataagctagccaactatgctactttgtttacaatttgaggcttcaagccgacagctgaattaaagaggcagagttgtaatatgaatagtcatgaatgtcatgaatatcagaaatgtcagtagtaggctatagattagaatatataaagaattatattatattatatatatatacactgtaggctatatatacatatttataattctttataaagaataggctatgtatattccttattgtgttttaaataaagacaagctttttctacgccttattgttaaaaaatcattcacattatatgaaaggagagcgataaaaggtgaccttttggcgttagaggcgatgcaatgaaaaatgtgggtgcacctaaattttttgggaatcgataagagaattgataaggaattggattgataggcagaatcgataatgccatcgatattgacaaaaacttatcaatacccatccctacacacacacctgtcctacTGATAAGGCCTACCTCATTTCACCTCCTGTTTTacagaactacaagagcacagtggaaaggtgagtgatctgcctcctgtttctatttctctgtggttctgaacccaaacccacagcagcactgactcctgaatgttattccagagcccagtgcacactgcaggatccagagagggtttcaagagctctgatcaatgtggcaaagcacaTGGGCAACCTaaagttcagagtctgggagaagatgcaggagattgttcagtacagtgagttcaaacaaaaacaaacacaaaagcacacacacatacaaacaaataaacacacacacacacacacacacacacagtcatacacacatactgtacacacacacacacacacacacacacacacacacagcacacacagtcaaacacataacagacacacacacacacacacacacacacacgtaacggatgccagctagttagctgtgcttgtCGACCGTTAgtaaaacctcactccccgacgcctcaagagtgctgctagCATGAAAGCtatgggcttttagctggattgttagcgcacTCGACTCCAGATCCAAGGTGCAGCTGTTtcgtgggttcgagtccgggcgtgtgcagggctggaccgcggtggttccacacaacgcaggttacattggtgccatGACCCGGATcaggagtgaggtttaggggggtgagtgtaacgggtgccagctagttagctgtgcttgtcgaacgttagtaaacctcactctccgacgcctcaagagcgcCACTGGTATggaagctagtagcctgggcttttagctggattgttagcgcactccactcccgatccgaggtgctgctgttttgcGGGTTCGAGTCTGggcatgtgcagggctggaccgtggtggttccacacaacgcgggttacacacacacagtcatacacgaaacacacacacactcagtcacacgcacgcacacacagtcaaacatgcacacgcacacacacaccattttataGCAGTGTACAAAGCATAAAAATGTATTGTCACCATTACTGtattctcatgttctctctctgtagctTCTGTGattctggatcccaacactgcaaaCCCAGaactcatcctgtctgaggatctgacccATGTGAGACGCAGTGATGAGGagcagcagcttcctgataacccGGAAAGATTTGCTTTCTATCCCagtgtcctgggctctgagggctttaactcagggactcactgctgggatgtggaggttggagacAGTAACTGGAACCTGGGAGTGAAGACAGAGtctggggagaggaagggatggagtTCCTTTAGTAGTGGAGTCTGGAGTGTGGATCATTGTGGTGGTAATTATACAGCACTCTCCTCATCCCAGCCAAACACCACcatcacagtgcagcagaaactccagaggatcagagtgcagctggactgggacagaggaaaaCTCTCATTCTCTaaccctgataataacacacacatacacactttcacacacactttcactgagaaACTGTTTACACTCTTTTCCATATACTCGTCATCTTTGAGTATCTCACCAGTGAAGGCTGCAGTATCAGTAGAGCAGCTCaagtagagttcacacacctgctgcactatcagctcaagtagagttcacacacctgctgcactatCAACTCaagtagagttcacacacctgctgcactatCAACTCaagtagagttcacacacctgctgcagcatcaactcaggtagagttcacacacctgctgcagcatcagctcaggtagagttcacaATCTTCTGCAAGAAGCAACTCTCTTTTTGCAACATTTTTGTCAAACATTACCACTATGTTTAATTTGAACTTATGATGGTTCTGATATTGTTCATTTacttatttcattttcattggtaATTGGCAATAATGATAGAGAATCCAGATGTTGGCAACAGATGAGATGGGACAGGAACTCATCTCCATCACTGGAGTTTTCATGTGAACTCTACTTTACTGGACACCTGATAATGTGGATCAGACCCCACAACTcacatggcctctctctctctctctctctctctctctctctctctctctttctctttctctttctctctctctctctctctctctctctctctgtctctctctctctctttctctctctctctctgctgattcTTACTGGAGCTTTTGATTAAACATGTCTGCTTGTGTACTGTGCTGTCTTGCTGCTTGTAAGTGCAGTAAATGATGCAATAAATGCTTTTCATACGAACTGTTGGGTGTGTTGGATTCTGTATCATTGTGTGCATTGTATGTCACAAGATCATCACCTTCTATCAAGTGCAGATCGACAGAGTGAACTagcatcacatcacatacacacattacatacacagttacacacattatatactgtacacacattacatacacacataacatactgtgcacacacaacatacacacatcacttacacacattccacacattaaatatacacataacatgcacacatacatgcacacattacattcacacaaaacatacattacacctcacacacataacacacacacactacatacacacattacatacatacataacacacacacattacatacacacaaagcatacacacacagtacacactataGTGCCCCCAGGGTATGGGGGAGAAAGCTGAGGTGCAGTGCACAGAGAACTTGAGTGCTCATTTTGTGCTCTGATGTGAAAAGCGTTCATTGGACCGCAGTGGTGtttagactgttttttttttttttttaccgtaaTGAGGTTTTGTTTGGCGTTATAATGACCCCACATGAATGTCTCTTAGTAATATGTATTGCCTATATGTTGTGGTACCTACAATATTGTGCTCATCTGCATTCATTGATTTGTGTGGATACTGTACATGGTGGAGACCCAGGGTTTGCATGTGGGCTGTGCAGCTCAAACTGGAGATTCCTCTGTATAGTGAGAGGTCATGCGGAAAGACCTCAGAAGAAGATCTAGTCATGTGTGGGCCTCTTCCCTgtgtttatttcttattttgactctgtgttttgtttgttcgttttgTCATCATTGTACTTTTGTGTATAGACCACCCGGTAGCCTAAGAAAATTCATACAGTAAAAGAAGACATCTTCAATTCAGTCTGATGCACTGAGCTCcacaaggggtgtgtgtgtgtgtgtgtgtgtgtgtgtgtgtgtgagtgtgtgtgtgtgtatgtgtgtgtgtgtgtgtgtgtgtgtgtgtgtgtgtgtgtgcgcatgtgtgtgtgtgtgtttgtgcgtgtgtgtttgtgtgtgtgtgtgtgtgtgtgtgtgtgtgtgtgtgtgtgtgtgcttgtataaaGTAACCCTGTCCATGTTCTGTGCCTGTCCATTAGTGTCCAGCATcatcagagcagcagagcaccaGCAGATGAACTgcactgctgttatgaagaacacacacaatcaggaaTGGGACACAAAGTAGCAGAGCTGCTGGAACTTCATACAAAATCTAACCAATCATGACCGTAATGACTGATGAGTTCTTATTGAATCAGAGGGTGTGGGGTGAGTGTAGATATAAAGTATAATGGGTTAAATGACTTCACTGGTAGGAGTACAAAGGAACCGGTTTCACAATGAATATATGCTGctaccagggggtcaggatttggagggttagtttcagccagttagcatggcATTTGGCCGCCGACAATTTTTTATAAAAAATGGCGTTACATGGTTGCAACGTCCGGCACCAGTTTTTGCATGCTGATTGGAAGATGACAACTCATGCACGAGTTTGGTGTTGAgcacgagcgtcctcgcgcgtCTATGTTGATTacgcattctagaagacataaataaaatgactgatgACTTggattaagttaccgatacttgagTTAATGCCTGTGGATTAGACTGTAGCCTATCatcaggctttgtgaataaaagaaaaaagcaaatgttgttcttataggttactattatttgcattagactatgtatgagttggcaaggtatgataagacattTTAGGAAATGCGAAGCAATTCtctaaacccaattattaacctatACTGTTGTGTAGGCTTTCAGgactattttaaaacgctcagctgcagttcctgtagttcataacaacgcagcgttggggggtcacatagcctacagtagataacggcaaaaaagtttccgacagtgacaacagacttaaaatgcatgctgctcgaaacacaacacatggatGCAGCACAAATAGGGCTCGGGAACTTGAGGGGATGCCACCTGGCCCTGGTGCCGTGCCCATTCTGCAGCTGGCCAGTTGTGGCTGCACATCCTCCTGTGTGAagggggggtgctggggctCCTCCGGGGGGGGTCCTTTGAGGAGCTCCTCACAGAGGGGGGTGTGATCAGGGGGGTCAAACCGGTTAA
This window encodes:
- the LOC134078743 gene encoding zinc-binding protein A33-like isoform X1, yielding MMKEKIEKMSREISSLTDTIRAIEKEMGADDISFLQNYKSTVERAQCTLQDPERVSRALINVAKHMGNLKFRVWEKMQEIVQYTSVILDPNTANPELILSEDLTHVRRSDEEQQLPDNPERFAFYPSVLGSEGFNSGTHCWDVEVGDSNWNLGVKTESGERKGWSSFSSGVWSVDHCGGNYTALSSSQPNTTITVQQKLQRIRVQLDWDRGKLSFSNPDNNTHIHTFTHTFTEKLFTLFSIYSSSLSISPVKAAVSVEQLK
- the LOC134078743 gene encoding zinc-binding protein A33-like isoform X2; protein product: MTSHFYRAQCTLQDPERVSRALINVAKHMGNLKFRVWEKMQEIVQYTSVILDPNTANPELILSEDLTHVRRSDEEQQLPDNPERFAFYPSVLGSEGFNSGTHCWDVEVGDSNWNLGVKTESGERKGWSSFSSGVWSVDHCGGNYTALSSSQPNTTITVQQKLQRIRVQLDWDRGKLSFSNPDNNTHIHTFTHTFTEKLFTLFSIYSSSLSISPVKAAVSVEQLK